GAGATTGTTCTATTGCATGGATAAACATTCACTAGTATGATAATATCTctttgcaattttttttcttcttctatttagtGCTTGAATGATAGCTTTGAAAGTTCTGAATAGTCTCTCATATTCTGAAACAGGATTTCCCGAACAGTTTAATGGAACAATTGAAgctaaagaaaatgaaaatcaGGTGGCAGATGGTAGCTTCTTATTGCTTATGACTACGTAACTACTGTTTGATTTGTGCAATACATATTGCTTAATGACTTTGCCTTTTTTTGGTTTCTAATAATAGGGGATGGAAAATGCGAAGATGGATTGTGGTGTTGACAATCTGTTTAGTGGCATGCCTTGGCTTAGTGAGTTTACCTCAGCAAACAGTAGTGTTTTCCTCGCGGCTGAGAATATGAGTCCTAATAGTGGGCCTTCCTGTAAAATTGATGAATTCCAACGTTTTGAATCATTCTTACCAAAGTTTTTGACAGTTTCGAGAGACTTATTTCTTCCTCCTGAAAGGCTAAGATTTGGTCTGGTTTCTGATAGAGGGTTGCTTTCATCATTAAATGTTAAGGATTCTGGATCATGGTTGGTGACATTGCATTTTGCTGGATGCCCCAACTGTTTGAAGGTTCTCAAAGAAGGTGATGATCTCAAAGCTTTTGCCAAGATTCAAGCTTGGCCAGTTGCAGAGGCAAGTTTCtgttgtttcctttttccttatgTTGAATTGTTGATCCAGCAATTTATGGGACCATTTGGCTCTTGCACAAATGACTGACTTGTGTTTTAAATTCTTAATTACCTTTGTGTAAAATCATGACTTGTG
This window of the Capsicum annuum cultivar UCD-10X-F1 unplaced genomic scaffold, UCD10Xv1.1 ctg20764, whole genome shotgun sequence genome carries:
- the LOC124890615 gene encoding uncharacterized protein LOC124890615, translated to MENAKMDCGVDNLFSGMPWLSEFTSANSSVFLAAENMSPNSGPSCKIDEFQRFESFLPKFLTVSRDLFLPPERLRFGLVSDRGLLSSLNVKDSGSWLVTLHFAGCPNCLKVLKEGDDLKAFAKIQAWPVAEASFCCFLFPYVELLIQQFMGPFGSCTND